The sequence NNNNNNNNNNNNNNNNNNNNNNNNNNNNNNNNNNNNNNNNNNNNNNNNNNNNNNNNNNNNNNNNNNNNNNNNNNNNNNNNNNNNNNNNNNNNNNNNNNNNNNNNNNNNNNNNNNNNNNNNNNNNNNNNNNNNNNNNNNNNNNNNNNNNNNNNNNNNNNNNNNNNNNNNNNNNNNNNNNNNNNNNNNNNNNNNNNNNNNNNNNNNNNNNNNNNNNNNNNNNNNNNNNNNNNNNNNNNNNNNNNNNNNNNNNNNNNNNNNNNNNNNNNNNNNNNNNNNNNNNNNNNNNNNNNNNNNNNNNNNNNNNNNNNNNNNNNNNNNNNNNNNNNNNNNNNNNNAGTTGGGCAGTTGGCAGCCGAACTACGCAATAGAACACCTGGAACGCTGTCAAGCAATTTCAAAGCCCCAGAATCTCatgggaaggagcaatgtccttgatgacattgtgCGGGCAAGCTTGACCACCTGCGGAGGTGTGGATTGCATTCATCATGGGAAAATTGGACCTAATTGTCTTCTGGTCCATATCTCTAAattctatgtttacttgctttcctAATTACCTTCTTTAATGCTTTatgaattttgttatttaatgaTTCCTTAAACTTGCTTTCATTGCTTTATGAAATtacttttcatttaattcaCTTGCATTAATTTCTGTGCTCTCTTTAATTTCCTTACTTTTCTATATTAATGGCGTTATTCTTAAATTGTCGTGAATGATTGGTTAACAGAAATTGATTACCGCAAAGTCCTTgtgacttgcgttgatgaaataataataataataataataataataatagtaataataaagtaataataaaacaatcaacatccggtatgcattgcgatgatgggtgcatcttttGCTAACAAGATacaccttgcgttcatcccacTCAAATGTattgcgctgaggggtgtgttgcgctcgtatgtgtTTTTcacccgtccttagcaaaaacacactatgttgaggtagtgttgcgctaaTAGAAATACAGTGTGCCCCTCCTCCAGAAACACGTTGACTTAAGGAGTGTGTTGTGttgatacatgcgttgttgcccgttcTCTACAAAGATGCATTTGCATTGATGGATTCATTACGTTAATTCTTAACCTTGCGCCCATTCGAATAAAACACTAAAgacaaattctttttgcaaatagAGTAGTCCAATCGTTTAGGCTTCCCAGGAAATGATGATTTAGTAGATGAAAGGACGTACTTCTCTGTtaattcataaatgtgaggagtGCGGCATAGGCTTTTTGAGTACCTCGAGGCCTGCCACCGCAGAATttgcgttgggcccatcaaggcccaaccaaTAAATTCCCACTTCCTCCGTCTGAGAGCCTATTTGAGTCTTTTTGCAAATAGAAACCCTAACAGAGCTTTTGCATACCAAACTTACTTTCTTCATAAAACCCTAAGAGTTTCCTAGCTTTTTGACGTAGTTCATCCATGGCTGACCAGTCTTCCCATCCATCTTCTTTACCCTCATCACCCTCACAAGCCCAAATCACTACACGAGAGGCGGCAATCTTTGCAGTAAACCACCGTCTCACCGCCCAGCCACCAACCATCCCTTGAGTCGTCGGAAAACTTCGGCGAAAGCCTTTAACAGTCATACTACTCTAGTTTAAAAGGAGATAGAGCTCGGAGAGTGCCCCACTCTTAACATTTTCCTCTGAaagtgaaaagaagagaaggGACGATAGAGAGGTGTTTGGGAGTATACTCAGCAACATGGAGAAGGAAAGAGGACTGCTCAAAGCTGAGGTTGTGAACCAATCACTACCTTCGGAGGAGGAGATGGAGGAAGCATCGAGAAGAAGCGCTTTGGAAATCTCGGATCCAAAGGAAACTACTCACGCagaatcctatgagggacccTCCAGAGTTTCTTTGGAGGAAGTAGTGGCGGAGAAGCAGCCTGAAGTGgctgaggagaagaagaagaagaataagatcAAAGAGAAGAGGGCTGAAGGGGATGAGGAAGCCCATCCAATCaagacgaagaagaagatcaaagagaAGAGAGTTGAAGGAGATGAGGAAGCCCATCCaatcaagaagaaagaaaggaggGCAGGTGAGAAAAGGGAATGCAGGCAGAAGAAGAAGCGCctgaggaaggaggaagagaagagaaagagggCTGAGAGCCCAAAAATTGATGGAGAATCCACCTCCGTAAGGGTGGATAAGGGGGAGTCAGCGCAACTGAGAGAATCAACGTAGTTTGAGGAGGAAATAACATAAGTAAAAATGGTTGCAACTGATGACGAAGAAGATTCAGACATTACCCACCTTatgcggcgtcgcaaggagaatgtgTCGTAAGGGTCAACAATCAACCCACCAATTTTGCAAGATGTAGTAGAggaaaagaagaggagaagaagagagaggAAGGGAAGAAAGAGAAGATGTTGCGGGCACAACAGATCATCGCAAAAGGCAATTTAAGAAGGAAATTACATGATGAATAGGTGCGCCACAACAACGCAATCTCGGCAGAGGAGGGAAGAATAAGGCTCAAGGAAGAACAACACATTTTGCTGGCCTTAGAGcagtttgaaaaagaatttgaaagtgagttgagagaagaggaagaagaagaaaagaaaaagaaggaagagaaggataAGAGGCGTCAAGCAAACGTTCAGCGCATAAGAGAGAATAAGGGCCAAGAAATTGCagagtgggagaaggaagaacaacgcaaggaaagggaaaggaaacaaaagcaaaaatcCCGCCTTGCATTGAAAAAAGAGAAGAGCAAAGCAGTAGAGGAAAGCAGTGAGCCCACGTTGGCCAAAGGATGTCCAtcgaagaagaaagaaaatgatgatatgCATATGGAGATAAGATTTTTCCTTGCGCCAACGCCACTACTAGACTTGATCACGAGCGTTGTATTAGATAATGGATGGGAAACATTTTGTCAATGCCCATCCATCGTCATTCCAAAGGTATTGTGAGACTTCTACAATGGACGACTCCATGGCACCAAAGATGCGGTGACCATGAAAGGGGAAGTGGTGTCTTTCAGTGCAAATGACATCAATGAATTATATCTAATGAATGACATCCTGGATATGCCGGGCAattaaatcattgatgatcctacAGAAGAACAGATGGAAGATGCACTGAAGACATTAACGCAACCAGGCACTCAGTGGTCGGTTTCCTTAAAAGGCATCAGAACCCTAGCGTCTAAGACACTACTTCCAGAGGCGCGGCTTTGGGTATATTTGGTTAAATGGCAACTCATCCCAACTATACATGACAAAAAAGTttcaagggatagagtcatggccgcatattgcGTCGCACGCGACATTCCAATCAATATGGGCCAGTTGATTGCAAGACAGCTTCGAGGTTTGGTGGGGCATATAAGAGGTCAGTATTTCTTCCCTTGGACAGTTTCAAGCTTATGCCTATCATTGGGTGTAGGTATTGAGGAAGAGCCAATGCCAGAAGTTCATGGCCTCATAAACATAAAGATTTTGAGGATGCTCCTCAAGGATTCCCCCCATTGCCCTGAGCTTCCATTGAAGAGGCCCATCATTGATTTAAATGCGCCGCAACAACCAAAGCCAAAGAAACAGCGCAAGgatgacaaaggaaaggaaaaagtccaagagTCATCAACACAAGATCAAGAAACCTTGGACCCTTTGCCTTTAGtaattcgccctccaagccctcctaCAGAACCTTCTTCCCCACTTCCGAAacatttcaccaaccttctcCTTGCCCTTGACTCACCAAACGCATATCCAGTAGCTCCATCCTCACCTTCATCATCACTGCAATTTTCCCTTCCACGgctgtaaaacccgaaccctaattactttaagtaagagtaagtaatgtgatgtattctaatgagctaaatgaagccatgtcttaggaaggatagaagatggaagcaagaagaaataagctcttgggtagctaagtgtaaaagtaggacaaaactcaattaggctaaggaaggtcatgcttgatggtggaatgcataataagcatatggatgagaccatgccatctaatgaggtgtagtgctgaagtaatattgtgagtgtAGTTAGCAAAAGAAAGtttgctaaatcctagcccatcatcaccaatagtgggcaAGGTGGCACAGGGAGGGTTCATACTGGATTTTGGGCGGTGATATAAGCAAGTAGGTCGAATTCATTAGGTCGGTTTGGACaaactacttaggctatttgtgtaattccaGCGACATTCGAAAGATTTGTGTGTCTATTTTTTGTGGCTGTGTTGCTGGAGGGAAAACTCGCCGGAATAAGGTCGGAGAGACAAAATAAAGATGAAGGGTTCGTTTCTtaggtgaatctaggccattagtgaagaattgaagctccatgacgaattacgaagcgttttgagctaaaactttgaggtaatatttttaacttagttataaacaactttgtagaatgaaactt comes from Benincasa hispida cultivar B227 chromosome 2, ASM972705v1, whole genome shotgun sequence and encodes:
- the LOC120072056 gene encoding nucleolar protein 58-like → MEKERGLLKAEVVNQSLPSEEEMEEASRRSALEISDPKETTHAESYEGPSRVSLEEVVAEKQPEVAEEKKKKNKIKEKRAEGDEEAHPIKTKKKIKEKRVEGDEEAHPIKKKERRAGEKRECRQKKKRLRKEEEKRKRAESPKIDGESTSVRVDKGESAQLREST